In the genome of Neoarius graeffei isolate fNeoGra1 chromosome 27, fNeoGra1.pri, whole genome shotgun sequence, one region contains:
- the cflara gene encoding CASP8 and FADD-like apoptosis regulator a — protein MAGGDVCSVVNHVIDALTIDECKTLMFLTSDLLFGQRVEDARSALIAVVTRSGQSRPADVIMMEVLFHLKRFDILKRILGKNREQVEEELRRGGVISPYRVLMMDLNESLETDELQSIIFLLYNKITKKRAKQITSFLDVVCMLEQTGEVSSVKLELIEECVRSIRRNDLIKKIQSYRVCETVELSVCQTGVQPVQVPIHEYNMNYDLRGVCVIIGCTGSDGELLKYTFKQLGFHVFPYTQTEVCEVCEVHLIMKTINQNSILQRAAVFICCLLNTHIHASHTHPLNTHIKLMEVCVECEMLKEKPKLFFNHIVRSDQTLQTDALPCTTHTWHTHIPHTHLLHNTEDVLWSMCETRVELLDGDEHSSVYLQAISSALLQGHTRKLHVLDALTEVNQEIFEHNQRNPENMHHLTFTHTLRKRLYL, from the exons ATGGCAGGGGGGGACGTCTGCTCCGTGGTGAACCACGTGATAGATGCGTTAACAATAGACGAGTGTAAAACGCTGATGTTTCTGACTTCTGACCTTCTCTTTGGGCAACGAGTGGAGGACGCACGATCAGCACTCATCGCCGTGGTAACGCGCAGTGGTCAATCACGGCCTGCTGACGTCATCATGATGGAAGTATTGTTTCACCTAAAGCGCTTTGACATTCTGAAACGGATTCTGGGAAAAAACAGAGAGCAGGTGGAGGAGGAACTGAGGAGGGGCGGAGTCATCTCACCTTACAG ggttctAATGATGGATCTGAatgagagtctggagacagatgaGTTACAGTCAATCATATTCCTGCTGTACAACAAGATAACAAAAAAACGAGCAAAGCAGATAACT agttttTTGGATGTGGTGTGTATGTTAGAGCAGACAGGAGAGGTGTCAAGTGTGAAGTTGGAGCTGATTGAAGAGTGTGTGAGGAGCATCAGGAGAAATGACCTGATCAAAAAAATTCAGTCATACAGAg TGTGTGAGACAGTGGAGCTCTCGGTGTGTCAGACTGGAGTTCAGCCCGTTCAG gttcCTATCCACGAATACAATATGAACTATGATctgcggggtgtgtgtgtgattataggCTGCACTGGCAGTGATGGAG AGCTGCTGAAATACACATTCAAGCAGCTTGGCTTCCATGTGTTTCCTTACACACAGACAGAAGTGTGTGAAGTATGTGAAGTGCATTTAATAATGAAGACCATCAACCAGAACTCAATTCTCCAAAGAGCTGCTGTGTTCATCTGCTGCCTGCTGAACACCCACATAcatgcttcacacacacacccactgaaCACACACATTAAATTGATGGAGGTGTGTGTTGAGTGTGAAATGCTGAAAGAGAAGCCCAAACTATTTTTCAATCATATAGTCAGATCAGATCAGACTCTTCAGACTGATGCACTGCCCTGCACCACACACACTTGGCACACACACATTCCTCACACACATCTACTACACAACACTGAGGATGTGCTGTGGAGTATGTGTGAGACAAGGGTGGAGCTTCTAGATGGGGATGAACACAGCTCTGTTTACCTGCAAGCAATAAGCTCTGCCCTCCTGCAAGGTCACACCAG GAAGCTTCATGTGCTTGATGCCCTCACTGAAGTTAACCAAGAGATTTTTGAACACAACCAGAGAAATCCAGAGAACATGCATCACCTcacgttcacacacacactgcgcaagAGGCTGTATCTATAA